From the genome of Pseudomonas sp. TMP9, one region includes:
- the glp gene encoding gephyrin-like molybdotransferase Glp: protein MSGSDKPGLMPVEAALARLLALAEASEIFESERVSLSAADGRVLAEPLLAELDLPPWDNSAMDGYALRLADWTGEPLLISQRIQAGSAPTPLQPGTCARIFTGAPLPAGADTVEMQENAVLAEDGRVAFSAPLSVRQNVRAQGQETRIGDSVLPAGTRLGPIELGLAASLGAAELVVRRRPRVAVLSTGDELVEPGLPLGPGQIYNSNRRLLMAWLQRLGCEVIDGGILLDDLELTRAALGALSDVDLILSTGGVSVGEADFLGMALREEGELALWKLAIKPGKPLTCGQFRGVPVIGLPGNPAATLVTFGLLARPYVLRRLGVQRIEPLGFPLPAGFTWHKPGKRREYLRARLENGRVVPYPNQSSGVLRSAAWADGLAQILEGTTLAEGDSLRFIPFSEILG, encoded by the coding sequence ATGAGCGGCAGTGATAAGCCAGGGTTGATGCCCGTCGAAGCGGCGTTGGCACGTTTGCTGGCGCTGGCTGAGGCCTCTGAAATTTTTGAGAGTGAACGCGTCAGCTTAAGCGCAGCCGACGGGCGAGTGCTGGCGGAGCCGCTGCTGGCCGAACTGGATCTGCCGCCTTGGGACAACAGCGCGATGGACGGTTATGCCTTGCGCCTGGCCGACTGGACGGGGGAGCCGCTGCTGATAAGCCAGCGTATTCAGGCTGGCAGTGCGCCCACTCCGTTGCAACCAGGGACGTGCGCCCGCATCTTCACTGGTGCGCCGTTACCAGCGGGTGCCGATACCGTAGAGATGCAAGAGAATGCCGTGCTCGCCGAGGACGGGCGAGTCGCATTCAGCGCGCCGCTAAGCGTGCGCCAGAACGTGCGCGCGCAAGGTCAGGAAACCCGTATTGGCGACAGCGTACTGCCTGCGGGTACACGTTTAGGGCCGATCGAGTTGGGCCTGGCAGCATCCCTCGGTGCGGCTGAATTGGTGGTGCGTCGTCGGCCACGGGTCGCGGTGCTATCTACCGGCGATGAGTTGGTCGAGCCAGGGCTGCCATTGGGCCCGGGGCAGATTTATAACAGCAATCGCCGACTGCTCATGGCCTGGCTGCAACGCTTAGGTTGTGAGGTTATTGATGGCGGCATTTTGCTTGATGACTTAGAGCTGACCCGTGCGGCGCTGGGCGCTCTGAGTGATGTTGATCTGATTCTCTCCACCGGCGGTGTATCGGTGGGCGAAGCTGATTTTCTCGGCATGGCCCTGCGTGAAGAGGGTGAGCTAGCACTGTGGAAACTGGCGATCAAACCGGGCAAACCGCTGACTTGTGGGCAGTTTCGTGGCGTGCCAGTGATCGGTTTGCCGGGTAATCCGGCCGCAACGCTGGTCACCTTCGGTTTGCTCGCGCGGCCGTATGTGTTGCGCCGTTTGGGTGTGCAGCGAATCGAGCCGCTGGGTTTCCCACTGCCGGCAGGCTTCACTTGGCATAAACCAGGCAAACGTCGTGAATACTTGCGTGCGCGGCTGGAAAACGGTCGGGTGGTGCCCTATCCAAACCAGAGTTCTGGGGTGCTGCGCAGCGCCGCTTGGGCCGATGGGCTTGCGCAGATTTTGGAAGGCACAACACTGGCTGAAGGCGACAGCCTGCGCTTTATCCCATTCAGTGAAATTCTTGGATAG
- a CDS encoding AraC family transcriptional regulator — protein sequence MENLGYTSVPALLKYLRHAEQLGLDIDQALTAAGISAEDLTDNGKRIPSETHERLLAHLLKVSDDPLFGLRCAQFVQPGSWSVLGYITMNCATLGEAMSRIVPYEKLVGDMGVSRVEVGSDHVKLIWSCRHQAEPIRRHMVENVLASWLLYARWIADMQRSPDEVWFEHAQPAGAELAHYQTIFGCPIRFEQSCNALIVPLQYLAVPLRQADANLLRTLEEHALTLMAGLDGNEPLPQRVKNALRLLLKDGLPRKERVAEKFNMTVRTLQRHLQLAGTSYQLILDELRQELAEHYLLRSELAIQDIASYLGFTESRSFHRSFKTWTGQTPGEFRESQRKT from the coding sequence ATGGAAAACCTCGGCTACACCTCAGTCCCCGCCCTGCTCAAGTACCTGCGTCATGCCGAGCAGTTAGGTCTGGACATCGATCAGGCGCTCACAGCGGCCGGTATCAGTGCCGAGGATTTGACCGACAACGGCAAACGTATCCCCAGCGAGACCCACGAGCGCCTGCTCGCGCACCTGCTCAAGGTATCTGACGACCCGCTGTTTGGCTTGCGTTGCGCACAGTTTGTGCAGCCTGGGTCGTGGAGTGTGCTGGGCTACATCACCATGAATTGCGCCACGCTGGGCGAAGCCATGAGTCGTATCGTGCCTTACGAAAAACTGGTGGGCGACATGGGCGTCAGCCGGGTTGAAGTAGGCAGCGATCACGTCAAACTGATCTGGAGTTGTCGCCACCAAGCCGAACCAATCCGCCGGCATATGGTGGAAAACGTATTGGCCTCCTGGCTGCTGTATGCCCGCTGGATCGCCGATATGCAGCGCTCACCCGATGAAGTCTGGTTCGAGCATGCTCAGCCCGCCGGCGCAGAACTTGCGCACTACCAAACAATTTTTGGCTGCCCGATTCGCTTTGAGCAAAGCTGCAATGCCTTGATCGTGCCGCTGCAATACCTCGCGGTGCCGCTGCGCCAAGCGGATGCCAACCTGTTGCGCACCTTGGAAGAACACGCTCTAACATTGATGGCCGGGCTGGACGGTAACGAGCCGCTGCCGCAACGGGTGAAGAATGCCCTGCGCCTGCTGCTCAAGGATGGCTTGCCGCGCAAGGAACGCGTGGCGGAGAAATTCAACATGACCGTGCGCACCCTGCAGCGTCACCTGCAATTAGCCGGCACCAGCTACCAGCTGATTCTCGATGAGCTGCGCCAAGAGCTGGCTGAGCACTACCTGCTACGCAGCGAACTGGCGATTCAGGACATTGCCAGTTACCTGGGTTTTACCGAGTCGCGCTCCTTCCATCGCAGCTTCAAAACCTGGACCGGACAGACCCCGGGCGAATTCCGCGAAAGCCAACGCAAAACCTAG